The Aphis gossypii isolate Hap1 chromosome 3, ASM2018417v2, whole genome shotgun sequence genome includes a region encoding these proteins:
- the LOC114122247 gene encoding uncharacterized protein LOC114122247 — MDKSWINQDKINNYEFLLERLAGGRMAVYIKKFEILQKETANSTMLSDCVPVIMDLITCDLNVEKALRQSLLHNLVQMVVSSESVVQKLSAAWKTDVLLGNLVRVMREHVMTQYKYYQLYTHNVVTVMKCLAQVMKNNKAKENKFIQTTYLVGKDSCTMLDVLLKPMQYLVNMNKMFNDLGCLLLNTEDTDYVGEIKRYLTQVFNKIQSKLDLVSEIIEQIIKRYERRCDKTKLDDEKWKKIKEKLVHIFETTIVTPCSFTFNLYLNYYFPSEEHLNEYLTTLDNKIIK, encoded by the exons ATGGACAAAAGTTGGATCAACCAggacaaaatcaataattacgaATTTTTACTTG AACGTTTGGCTGGAGGGAGGATGGCTGTTTACATTAAAAAGTTCGAAATACTCCAAAAAGAGACAGCCAACTCGACCATGCTCAGCGATTGTGTGCCAGTCATCATGGACCTAATAACATGCGATCTGAATGTAGAAAAAGCATTACGACAATCGTTGCTCCATAATCTTGTTCAaa tgGTCGTTTCGTCTGAAAGTGTTGTACAAAAGCTGTCGGCCGCATGGAAAACGGATGTGCTGTTGGGAAATCTGGTCCGAGTCATGCGTGAACACGTCATGACACAGTACAAATACTATCAATTGTACACACACAACGTGGTCACCGTGATGAAGTGTTTGGCTCAAGTCAT GAAAAACAATAAAGCTAAAGAAAATAAGTTCATCCAGACCACGTATTTAGTGGGTAAGGACAGCTGTACTATGTTGGATGTTCTTCTGAAACCCATGCAGTATCTAGTAAACATGAATAAGATGTTTAACGATTTAGGGTGTCTGTTATTGAACACCGAAGATACAGACTATGTTGGTGAAATAAAGCGTTATTTAACTCAG gtttttaacaaaatccaGAGCAAACTCGATTTAGTGTCAGaaattattgaacaaattattaaacgatATGAGAGACGGTGTGATAAAACGAAATTAGATGATGAAAAATGGAAGAAAATAAa AGAGAAACTTGTACACATTTTTGAAACTACTATTGTTACACCTTGTTCATTTACTttcaacttatatttaaattactattttcctAGCGAAGAACACCTCAATGAGTATTTAACCACTTtagataataagataataaaataa